In Amycolatopsis sp. EV170708-02-1, the following are encoded in one genomic region:
- a CDS encoding type I polyketide synthase, which yields MSHATARTRVLGVNPLGCPDPGLAAAVTRGGGLGIVELGSTMDQNFPFGVRIPAGGHVREEEVRESGAGLVLLAEGAVWRGRAGLPVLAEVTGVEQAVRMLDAGASGLVAKGAEAGGSDLTTFVLLQRLLERFEDVPVWAFGGIGPRTAVAAIAGGAAGVVLDGLGLFPEADVPAAARNELARADDGLSALFAKRFEDAESAVRSVVRSLAAPSTIPSDQGVRLCRTLGTRLPVVQGPMTRVSDQPGFAAAVAEHDGFPFVAVATANGAKTAELLGRTAEALGERPWGAGILGFVPEALRAEQLAAIRAARPRCVLIAGGKPAQAKALEAEGIATFLHVPSPILLRQFLDAGIRRFVFEGAECGGHIGPRSSFVLWEQQLDVLREHGADSVEVLFAGGIHDARSAAMVSAMAEPLSDGAGVLMGTAYLFTEEAVTHGAITGTFQDRVLDAGSTVTLETAPGHLTRCLPSPYTDEFAALKAGLRADGVPPQEAWQRLEELNTGRLRIASKGIRREGDALVEVDTLGQLAEGMYMAGQVTVLREDRTDIAALHREVTEGAAELLAARTPEEESVVDGDIAIVGMACVFPGAPDLPAFWSNVLHGTDAVTEVPAARWDTDVYADQSTSKWGGFLPPVEFDPLAYGIPPRSMGSIDPAQLVSLQTARRALEDAGYGDGGFDRERTSVIFGAEAGGDLANAGVLRALLPSYLEDVPEELLAQLPELTEDSFPGTLANVISGRIANRLDLGGTNYTVDAACGSSLAALDLAVKELRSGTSSMVLCGAVDLHNGVNDYLMFTSAGALSPTGRCRPFDASADGIALGEGVACLVLKRRSDAERDGDRVYAVVKGVGAASDGKALGLTAPRPEGQRRALARAYRDAGVSPADVSLVEAHGTGTVVGDATELTTLTEFFLAAGAEPGTCALGSVKSQIGHTKCAAGLAGLMKAALALWHEVVPPTLHLSRPNPAWDAESSPFTFSTGARPAPVPRGREFAGVSAFGFGGTNFHAVLAAPGVPPGRRHGPRDWDAELVLLRGADVDAARAALRDLLAANEGRPLREIAALAAEGGGSGPVRLAVVAGDLTELREAAEGKGGFTAGDIEAGKVAFLFPGQGSQRTGMLAELFVHFPELADVLGLAPDVAATTFPPRAFTEDARTAQDEALKDTRVAQPALGLVESAVCRLLADLGVRPDLLAGHSYGELTALSVAGAFDTATLVALSRARARSIAEVAGADPGAMAAVKASRDELAAALDHPDVVLANHNAPGQTVLSGPTAAIEEAVRELRAQGIGAKRIPVACAFHSPLVAGASDVFAVDLDNAEIGEPGSPVWSNRTARPYEAGAVRAGLAAQIGSPVRFVELIEDMYAAGARTFVEAGPGQVLSRLAKEILGDRPHTVIACDPGGPGLRGFLTALARVALTGVDVRTERLFRGRVRVGPLPKPAWTVDGQTVRALGGEVPAHGLVPARRIPRTTMNQPAPGRDQAVVEFLRTSRELLAAQRDVMLGYLGTAPLAPAPVRAPVVPALLPPVEAPVVVPEPEPVAEAPEVPVTDVLATVIGAISERTGYPAEMIDADLDLEADLSIDSIKRTEIAGSLLAKLGLSGRVHDDAQDQLSRDRTASALAARLRKWLEPAAPVTVAATQDEAPAGTAPGRYLLDRVSAPLGTPDLAKVTGKTVSVSFEPGQEELAESVRAVFADAGALPAEREADVLVVLNPLSDAEEPVAAQVFGLLKSATGTVVVVARTGAGHTAGLRGLVRAAARERNEPTRLVELESTVDLGRIVLEEAIADGPAAVRYDTAGRAAFEPSAGSLGSVAYAGAGPGGGEVKALGLDADSVLLLIGGARGITARAAVALAASGCRIELAGRTPWPAEPGDEDLPADAPGMRSALAARGGSLADIERRVRTVLAQREIARTLDQIGAAGGTAAYRPLDVRDAAAVRQVVKDLHTRYGRIDGVVHAAGVIDDKLMTDKDEQSFRTVYGTKVDGARALLDALEHFGVRPGFVTFFGSISAVLGNRGQTDYAAANDALETLGEQWAERTGCRALTVHWGPWAPSDDHAGMVSPELAREYERREVALIDPDEGTAALLRELAYGPADVRSVLYTASLW from the coding sequence GTGAGTCATGCGACGGCGCGCACGCGGGTACTCGGCGTCAACCCGCTCGGATGCCCGGACCCGGGGCTGGCGGCCGCCGTCACCAGGGGCGGCGGCCTCGGGATCGTGGAGCTCGGGTCCACAATGGACCAAAACTTCCCGTTCGGTGTCCGGATCCCGGCGGGCGGGCACGTGCGGGAAGAAGAAGTGCGGGAAAGCGGCGCGGGGCTCGTGCTGCTGGCCGAGGGGGCGGTCTGGCGGGGCAGGGCCGGCCTCCCCGTGCTGGCCGAGGTGACCGGTGTCGAGCAGGCCGTCCGGATGCTCGACGCCGGCGCCTCCGGTCTGGTCGCGAAGGGAGCCGAAGCGGGCGGCTCCGATCTCACCACGTTCGTCCTGCTGCAGCGGTTGCTGGAGCGGTTCGAGGACGTCCCGGTATGGGCGTTCGGCGGTATCGGGCCGCGCACCGCGGTGGCGGCGATCGCGGGCGGCGCTGCGGGTGTGGTGCTCGACGGGCTCGGCCTGTTCCCGGAGGCCGACGTGCCCGCGGCGGCCCGGAACGAACTCGCCAGGGCGGACGACGGGCTCAGCGCGTTGTTCGCGAAGCGCTTCGAGGACGCGGAAAGCGCTGTCCGTTCGGTGGTGCGGTCGCTCGCGGCGCCGTCGACGATCCCCTCGGACCAAGGCGTACGGCTGTGCCGCACGCTGGGGACCCGGCTGCCGGTCGTGCAGGGACCGATGACGCGGGTGAGCGACCAGCCCGGTTTCGCCGCCGCGGTCGCCGAACACGACGGCTTCCCGTTCGTCGCGGTGGCCACCGCGAACGGCGCCAAGACCGCCGAACTGCTCGGCCGCACCGCCGAAGCGCTCGGTGAACGGCCTTGGGGAGCGGGCATCCTCGGCTTCGTCCCGGAGGCACTGCGCGCCGAACAGCTCGCGGCGATCCGGGCGGCGCGCCCGCGCTGCGTGCTGATCGCGGGCGGCAAACCCGCGCAGGCCAAAGCGCTGGAGGCCGAGGGCATCGCGACCTTCCTCCACGTGCCCTCGCCGATCCTGCTGCGCCAATTCCTCGACGCCGGGATCCGCCGGTTCGTCTTCGAGGGCGCCGAATGCGGCGGGCATATCGGCCCGCGGTCGAGTTTCGTGCTGTGGGAGCAGCAGCTGGACGTCCTGCGCGAACACGGCGCCGATAGCGTCGAGGTCCTGTTCGCGGGCGGGATCCACGACGCCCGCTCCGCCGCCATGGTGTCGGCGATGGCCGAGCCCCTGAGTGACGGCGCCGGTGTCCTGATGGGCACCGCGTACCTGTTCACCGAGGAAGCCGTGACCCACGGCGCCATCACCGGGACCTTCCAGGACCGGGTGCTCGACGCGGGATCCACGGTCACCCTGGAGACCGCGCCCGGGCATCTCACCCGCTGCCTGCCCAGCCCGTACACCGACGAGTTCGCCGCGCTGAAGGCCGGGCTCCGCGCGGACGGCGTCCCACCGCAGGAGGCCTGGCAGCGGCTGGAAGAGCTGAACACCGGGCGGCTGCGGATCGCGAGCAAGGGCATCCGGCGGGAAGGCGACGCGCTCGTCGAGGTCGACACGCTCGGCCAGCTCGCCGAGGGGATGTACATGGCGGGACAGGTGACCGTCCTGCGCGAAGACCGCACCGACATCGCCGCCCTGCATCGGGAAGTCACCGAAGGCGCGGCGGAACTGCTCGCCGCCCGCACACCCGAGGAAGAGTCCGTTGTGGACGGTGACATCGCGATCGTCGGGATGGCCTGCGTTTTCCCCGGAGCGCCGGATCTCCCGGCCTTCTGGTCCAACGTGCTGCACGGTACGGACGCCGTCACCGAGGTGCCGGCCGCGCGCTGGGACACCGACGTCTACGCGGACCAGTCGACGTCCAAATGGGGCGGTTTCCTGCCGCCGGTGGAGTTCGACCCGCTCGCGTACGGCATCCCGCCCAGGTCGATGGGCAGTATCGACCCGGCCCAGCTGGTGTCCCTGCAGACGGCGCGCCGTGCCCTCGAAGACGCGGGCTACGGTGACGGCGGTTTCGACCGTGAGCGCACCAGCGTCATCTTCGGCGCCGAAGCCGGGGGAGACCTGGCGAACGCCGGTGTCCTGCGCGCGCTGCTTCCCAGCTACCTCGAAGACGTCCCGGAAGAACTCCTCGCGCAGTTGCCGGAGCTGACCGAGGATTCGTTCCCCGGCACGCTCGCCAACGTCATCTCCGGCCGGATCGCCAACCGGCTCGACCTCGGCGGCACCAACTACACCGTGGACGCCGCGTGCGGTTCGTCGCTGGCCGCGCTGGACCTCGCGGTGAAGGAACTGCGGTCGGGAACCAGCTCGATGGTCCTGTGCGGTGCCGTCGACCTGCACAACGGGGTCAACGACTACCTCATGTTCACCTCCGCGGGGGCCCTGTCGCCGACCGGCCGGTGCCGTCCGTTCGACGCGTCGGCGGACGGGATCGCGCTCGGCGAGGGCGTCGCGTGTCTCGTGCTCAAGCGGCGGTCCGACGCCGAACGCGACGGCGACCGGGTCTACGCCGTGGTCAAGGGTGTCGGCGCCGCCAGCGACGGCAAGGCGCTCGGCCTCACCGCGCCGCGTCCCGAGGGGCAGCGGCGAGCCCTCGCGCGGGCCTATCGCGACGCCGGGGTGTCCCCGGCGGACGTCTCGCTGGTGGAGGCGCACGGCACCGGCACGGTCGTCGGCGACGCCACCGAACTGACCACGCTCACCGAGTTCTTCCTCGCCGCGGGCGCCGAACCGGGCACCTGTGCGCTGGGTTCGGTGAAGAGCCAGATCGGGCACACGAAATGCGCGGCGGGGCTGGCGGGCCTGATGAAGGCGGCGCTGGCGCTGTGGCACGAGGTCGTGCCGCCCACGCTGCACCTGAGCAGGCCGAACCCCGCTTGGGATGCCGAGAGCAGTCCCTTCACCTTCTCCACCGGCGCCCGGCCGGCGCCGGTTCCGCGCGGACGCGAGTTCGCCGGAGTGAGCGCGTTCGGGTTCGGTGGGACCAACTTCCACGCCGTACTCGCCGCGCCGGGTGTCCCGCCGGGACGGCGGCACGGCCCCCGTGACTGGGACGCCGAGCTGGTCCTGCTCCGCGGCGCCGACGTGGATGCCGCTCGCGCCGCGCTGCGGGATCTGCTGGCGGCCAACGAAGGACGCCCGCTTCGGGAGATCGCCGCGCTCGCCGCCGAAGGAGGCGGATCCGGCCCCGTGCGGCTCGCGGTGGTCGCGGGCGATCTCACGGAACTGCGTGAGGCCGCCGAAGGCAAGGGCGGGTTCACGGCGGGCGACATCGAGGCGGGCAAGGTCGCGTTCCTGTTCCCCGGCCAGGGCAGCCAGCGGACGGGGATGCTGGCCGAGCTCTTCGTGCACTTCCCCGAACTGGCCGACGTCCTGGGGCTCGCTCCCGACGTCGCCGCGACCACGTTCCCGCCGCGCGCCTTCACCGAAGACGCCCGCACCGCGCAGGACGAGGCGCTCAAGGACACCCGCGTCGCGCAGCCCGCGCTCGGGCTCGTCGAATCGGCCGTCTGCCGCCTGCTCGCCGACCTCGGCGTCCGGCCGGATCTGCTGGCGGGGCACAGTTACGGAGAGCTGACCGCGCTTTCGGTGGCGGGCGCGTTCGACACCGCGACCTTGGTGGCGCTCAGCCGGGCCAGGGCCCGCTCCATCGCCGAGGTCGCGGGCGCCGACCCGGGCGCGATGGCCGCGGTGAAGGCGTCCCGCGACGAACTGGCCGCCGCCCTCGACCATCCGGACGTCGTACTGGCCAACCACAACGCGCCGGGCCAGACCGTCCTTTCCGGACCGACCGCCGCCATCGAGGAGGCGGTCCGCGAACTGCGGGCACAGGGGATCGGCGCCAAACGGATCCCGGTCGCGTGCGCCTTCCACAGCCCCCTGGTGGCCGGGGCGAGCGACGTGTTCGCCGTCGACCTCGACAACGCCGAGATCGGCGAGCCGGGTTCGCCGGTGTGGTCGAACCGCACGGCGCGGCCGTACGAAGCGGGCGCGGTGCGCGCCGGGCTCGCCGCGCAGATCGGCTCGCCGGTGCGCTTCGTCGAACTGATCGAGGACATGTACGCGGCGGGCGCGCGCACGTTCGTCGAGGCGGGTCCGGGGCAGGTGCTTTCCCGACTGGCCAAGGAGATCCTCGGCGACCGTCCGCACACCGTGATCGCGTGCGACCCGGGTGGACCGGGGCTGCGCGGGTTCCTCACCGCGCTCGCGCGCGTGGCGCTCACCGGCGTCGACGTGCGCACCGAACGGCTCTTCCGCGGCCGTGTCCGCGTCGGCCCACTCCCCAAGCCCGCCTGGACCGTGGACGGCCAGACCGTCCGCGCGCTCGGCGGCGAGGTCCCCGCCCATGGGCTCGTGCCCGCCCGACGAATCCCGAGGACGACCATGAACCAGCCCGCGCCCGGTCGTGACCAGGCCGTCGTCGAATTCCTCCGCACCAGCCGCGAACTGCTGGCGGCGCAACGGGACGTGATGCTGGGGTATCTCGGCACCGCGCCGCTCGCCCCCGCCCCGGTGCGGGCGCCGGTCGTGCCCGCCTTGCTGCCGCCGGTCGAGGCCCCGGTCGTCGTGCCCGAGCCGGAACCGGTCGCGGAGGCCCCGGAGGTCCCTGTCACGGATGTCCTGGCCACCGTGATCGGCGCGATCAGCGAACGCACCGGCTATCCGGCCGAGATGATCGACGCCGATCTCGATCTGGAAGCGGATCTCTCCATCGACTCGATCAAACGCACCGAGATCGCGGGCTCGCTGCTCGCGAAACTCGGCCTCTCCGGCCGGGTGCACGACGACGCCCAGGATCAGCTCAGCCGCGACCGGACGGCGAGCGCACTGGCCGCACGACTGCGGAAATGGCTCGAGCCGGCCGCCCCGGTCACCGTGGCGGCGACCCAGGACGAGGCCCCGGCAGGCACCGCGCCCGGCCGGTACCTGCTCGACCGCGTGTCCGCGCCGCTCGGCACGCCCGATCTCGCCAAGGTGACCGGTAAGACGGTCTCGGTGAGCTTCGAGCCCGGACAGGAGGAGCTGGCCGAATCGGTCCGCGCGGTGTTCGCCGACGCGGGCGCCCTGCCCGCCGAGCGGGAGGCCGACGTCCTCGTCGTGCTGAATCCGTTGTCGGACGCCGAAGAGCCGGTCGCGGCGCAGGTGTTCGGCCTGCTCAAGAGCGCCACGGGCACGGTGGTCGTGGTGGCGAGGACGGGCGCCGGGCATACCGCCGGATTACGCGGTCTCGTCCGCGCCGCGGCACGGGAACGGAACGAGCCGACCAGGCTGGTCGAGCTGGAGTCCACAGTGGACCTCGGGCGGATCGTGCTGGAAGAGGCGATCGCGGACGGACCGGCCGCGGTCCGCTACGACACCGCGGGGCGTGCGGCGTTCGAGCCTTCCGCGGGTTCCCTCGGCTCGGTCGCGTATGCGGGCGCGGGCCCCGGCGGGGGAGAGGTCAAGGCGCTCGGCCTCGACGCGGATTCCGTGCTGCTGCTGATCGGCGGCGCCCGCGGGATCACCGCACGGGCGGCCGTCGCGCTCGCGGCGAGCGGATGCCGGATCGAGCTGGCGGGCCGCACCCCGTGGCCTGCCGAACCCGGCGACGAGGACCTCCCCGCTGACGCGCCGGGTATGCGCTCGGCGCTGGCCGCCCGCGGCGGTTCGCTGGCGGACATCGAACGCCGGGTGCGCACCGTGCTGGCCCAGCGCGAGATCGCGCGGACGCTCGATCAGATCGGCGCGGCGGGCGGCACCGCGGCGTACCGGCCCCTCGACGTGCGCGACGCCGCCGCGGTCCGGCAGGTGGTCAAGGATCTGCACACCCGCTACGGCCGCATCGACGGCGTCGTCCACGCGGCCGGGGTGATCGACGACAAGCTGATGACCGACAAGGACGAGCAGTCGTTCCGCACGGTCTACGGGACCAAAGTGGACGGTGCGCGGGCGCTCCTCGACGCGCTGGAGCATTTCGGTGTGCGGCCAGGGTTCGTGACGTTCTTCGGCAGCATCTCCGCGGTGCTGGGGAACCGGGGCCAGACCGACTACGCGGCGGCGAACGACGCGTTGGAAACCCTCGGTGAGCAGTGGGCGGAACGCACCGGATGCCGGGCGCTGACCGTCCACTGGGGACCGTGGGCGCCCTCGGACGATCACGCGGGCATGGTGTCGCCGGAGCTCGCGCGTGAGTACGAGCGCCGCGAGGTGGCGCTGATCGACCCGGACGAAGGCACCGCCGCGCTCCTGCGCGAGCTGGCCTACGGCCCGGCCGATGTCCGCTCGGTGCTGTACACGGCGTCGCTGTGGTGA
- a CDS encoding SDR family oxidoreductase, translating to MEVTGRVVVLTGAAHGIGAAMARRFAAEGAAGVVVSDLDLEGAEKVVAEITAAGGTAIARHADASSKEDLKMLVTEARAAFGPVDLFCSNAGAAFGTGVHAADEQWTRSWAINVMQHVHAAQVALPAMLSRGHGYLLITASGAGLLGTPGDAPYSVTKHAAVGLAEWLAITYRPRGVRVSALCPLGVRTALLEPGIAAGHPAALAIAAAAPLLEPEDVAESVVHGLASEEFLILPHESVRETYARKAAGLDEWIDRTILETGARKR from the coding sequence GTGGAAGTGACAGGACGGGTCGTCGTGCTGACCGGCGCGGCACACGGTATCGGCGCCGCCATGGCCAGGCGGTTCGCCGCCGAGGGCGCCGCCGGGGTGGTGGTCTCCGATCTCGACCTCGAGGGCGCGGAGAAGGTGGTCGCCGAGATCACCGCCGCGGGCGGCACCGCGATCGCGCGTCACGCCGACGCGTCGTCCAAAGAGGACTTGAAGATGCTGGTGACCGAGGCCCGCGCGGCGTTCGGGCCGGTGGATCTCTTCTGCTCCAACGCCGGCGCCGCGTTCGGGACGGGCGTGCACGCCGCGGACGAACAGTGGACGCGGTCGTGGGCGATCAACGTCATGCAGCATGTGCACGCCGCACAGGTCGCGCTCCCCGCGATGCTGAGCCGGGGCCACGGTTATCTCCTGATCACGGCCTCGGGCGCGGGTCTGCTGGGCACCCCCGGCGACGCGCCGTACTCGGTGACCAAGCACGCGGCCGTCGGGCTCGCCGAATGGCTGGCCATCACCTACCGTCCGCGCGGGGTCCGGGTCAGCGCGCTGTGCCCGCTCGGCGTGCGGACCGCGCTGCTGGAGCCGGGTATCGCCGCCGGTCACCCCGCCGCGCTCGCGATCGCCGCCGCCGCGCCCTTGCTGGAGCCGGAGGACGTCGCGGAATCCGTCGTGCACGGGCTGGCGTCGGAGGAATTCCTGATCCTGCCGCACGAATCGGTGCGGGAGACCTACGCCCGCAAGGCGGCCGGGCTCGACGAATGGATCGACCGCACCATCCTCGAAACCGGCGCGCGGAAGAGGTGA
- a CDS encoding aldo/keto reductase — protein sequence MEYRRLGASGLSVSEISYGNWLTHPDGAECVRTALDAGITTFHTAAAWDDGAAEENLAAALSQARRDDLVLCTGVFWPEGPGVNDAGLSRKHLTTSLHGSLRRLRTDYIDVYQLLRFDYRTPLEETFLALSDLVRQGKILYAGTAEWTAEQLLEARPIAERHGVPLVANQPHYSMLWRVAEAQVMPVCERSGIGQFASVPLAQGVLTGKYRPGEIPPGSRGSKAVETRPLLLPDLLERVGMLRGVADEAGLTMAQLALAWTLQHNTVASVVMGASTAAQVTENAKAAGVVLDLDALTRIDHLLGSFVQTDPRLTWSPPAIS from the coding sequence ATGGAGTACCGCAGGCTCGGCGCGAGCGGGCTGTCCGTCAGCGAGATCTCCTACGGCAACTGGCTCACCCACCCCGACGGCGCGGAATGCGTGCGGACCGCGCTCGACGCGGGCATCACGACCTTCCACACCGCGGCCGCCTGGGACGACGGTGCCGCCGAAGAGAATCTCGCCGCGGCGCTGAGCCAAGCGCGCCGCGACGACCTCGTCCTGTGCACCGGTGTCTTCTGGCCGGAAGGCCCGGGTGTCAACGACGCCGGTCTCAGCCGCAAGCACCTGACCACGTCGCTGCACGGCTCGCTCCGGCGGCTGCGCACCGACTACATCGACGTCTACCAGTTGCTGCGGTTCGACTACCGCACGCCGCTGGAGGAGACTTTCCTCGCGCTGTCGGATCTGGTGCGGCAGGGGAAGATCCTCTACGCGGGCACCGCGGAATGGACGGCGGAACAGCTGCTGGAGGCCCGGCCGATCGCCGAACGGCACGGCGTGCCGCTGGTGGCGAACCAGCCGCACTACTCGATGCTGTGGCGGGTCGCCGAGGCCCAGGTGATGCCGGTGTGCGAACGCTCCGGGATCGGTCAGTTCGCGTCGGTCCCCCTCGCGCAGGGCGTGCTGACCGGAAAGTACCGGCCGGGCGAGATCCCGCCCGGCTCACGAGGCTCGAAGGCGGTCGAGACACGGCCACTGCTCCTGCCGGACCTCCTCGAACGGGTCGGCATGCTGCGCGGCGTCGCCGACGAGGCCGGGCTGACCATGGCCCAGCTGGCGCTCGCGTGGACGTTGCAGCACAACACCGTCGCTTCGGTCGTGATGGGTGCGAGCACCGCCGCCCAGGTGACCGAGAACGCGAAGGCGGCCGGGGTGGTGCTGGACCTCGACGCGCTGACGCGGATCGATCACCTGCTGGGGAGCTTCGTGCAGACGGATCCGCGGCTGACCTGGTCGCCTCCCGCGATCAGCTGA
- a CDS encoding exo 1,3/1,4-beta-D-glucan glucohydrolase, which yields MSLTLLGGAVVATPAAVAAEQPVIGKPALDRDGCARIEKSLPTLADWPKVESRFKGKAGDEQRIAKILGGMTLEEKVGQMTQPEIAAITPDEVRQYSIGSVLNGGGSWPNKDKHASQQDWLKLADSYWDAAKSSRTKIPVIWGIDAVHGNNNVYGATVFPHNIGLGAAHDPCLVRDISAATARQIRATGQDWAFAPTLAVVKDDRWGRTYEGFSEDPRITRAYGYEAINGLQDGSTKRIGYNGVIGTAKHFIGDGGTLKGQDQGVNPSSEAEMINVHGQGYYGALAAGSQTVMVSFNSWTNAELGIDEGKLHGSDKALNQILKGKMGFDGLVVSDWNGIGQVPGCTNASCPQAINAGIDIVMVPNDWKAFITNTVAQVNGGQIPMSRIDDAVTRILRVKLRSGLYESQKPSDRSYANSDEALKETWLARDAVRSSQTLLKNNGNVLPLKPKSKVLVVGKSADSIQNQTGGWTLSWQGTGNTNADFPNATSILAGLKQQLGDVNVTFDEKGDTDPKGYDAVIAVVGETPYAEGVGDLTRKTLEASRLYPEDLAVLDKVRGKGAPVVTVYVGGRPLYMNKEINRSDAFVAAWLPGTEGGGVADVLVKGGFKATLPYSWPKSACQTPLNAGSADYDPLFKLGYGLKTGQRVTVGQLDETAGPVTCGSTGGGGTATEDLEVFNRTDVAPYKGFIGSAENWGGTEIGPDGTASHAEIGVVQSDVNVQQDGLKATWTGTGPAQLYFQNPAGTNDLRGYLNADAALEFDTVVHEAPANRTVISMHCVYPCFSEVNATKLFTDLAGAPKTTVKIPVSCFANGLDLENVNTPFLVYTDGKFSASFANVRWVPKGAQDPDARPCSSLN from the coding sequence ATGAGTCTCACCCTGCTCGGCGGGGCCGTGGTGGCCACGCCCGCCGCCGTCGCCGCCGAGCAGCCCGTGATCGGGAAGCCCGCGCTCGACCGGGACGGCTGCGCCCGCATCGAGAAAAGCCTGCCGACGCTCGCCGACTGGCCGAAGGTCGAGAGCCGGTTCAAGGGCAAGGCCGGTGACGAACAGCGGATCGCCAAGATCCTCGGGGGAATGACCCTCGAAGAGAAGGTCGGGCAGATGACACAGCCCGAGATCGCCGCGATCACCCCCGACGAGGTCCGCCAGTACTCGATCGGCTCGGTCCTCAACGGCGGCGGCTCGTGGCCGAACAAGGACAAGCACGCCTCCCAGCAGGACTGGCTGAAACTCGCCGATTCCTATTGGGACGCCGCGAAGAGCAGCCGGACGAAGATCCCGGTGATCTGGGGCATCGACGCCGTGCACGGCAACAACAACGTGTACGGGGCCACCGTCTTCCCGCACAACATCGGGCTCGGTGCGGCGCACGACCCGTGCCTGGTGCGCGACATCTCCGCGGCGACGGCCCGGCAGATCCGCGCCACCGGCCAGGACTGGGCCTTCGCGCCGACGCTGGCCGTCGTGAAGGACGACCGCTGGGGACGCACTTACGAAGGGTTCTCCGAGGACCCGAGGATCACCAGGGCCTACGGCTACGAGGCGATCAACGGGCTCCAGGACGGCTCGACCAAGCGCATCGGCTACAACGGCGTGATCGGTACCGCCAAGCACTTCATCGGTGACGGCGGCACCCTCAAGGGACAGGATCAGGGCGTCAACCCGTCGTCCGAGGCCGAGATGATCAACGTCCACGGCCAGGGCTACTACGGCGCGCTCGCCGCGGGCTCCCAGACGGTGATGGTGTCGTTCAACAGCTGGACCAACGCCGAACTCGGCATCGACGAGGGCAAGCTGCACGGCAGCGACAAGGCGCTGAACCAGATCCTCAAGGGCAAGATGGGCTTCGACGGCCTCGTCGTGTCCGACTGGAACGGCATCGGCCAGGTTCCCGGCTGCACCAACGCCTCCTGCCCGCAGGCGATCAACGCCGGCATCGACATCGTGATGGTGCCGAACGACTGGAAGGCGTTCATCACCAACACCGTCGCCCAGGTCAACGGCGGCCAGATCCCGATGTCGCGGATCGACGACGCGGTGACCCGCATCCTGCGCGTCAAGCTGCGCTCCGGGCTGTACGAGTCGCAGAAGCCGTCGGACCGGTCCTACGCCAACTCCGACGAGGCGCTGAAGGAGACCTGGCTGGCGCGTGACGCGGTCCGCTCCTCGCAGACGCTGCTGAAGAACAACGGCAACGTGCTGCCGCTCAAGCCGAAGTCGAAGGTCCTCGTGGTCGGCAAGAGCGCGGACAGCATCCAGAACCAGACCGGCGGCTGGACGCTGAGCTGGCAGGGGACCGGCAACACCAACGCCGACTTCCCGAACGCCACGTCGATCCTCGCCGGGCTCAAGCAACAGCTCGGCGACGTCAACGTCACCTTCGACGAGAAGGGCGACACCGACCCGAAGGGCTACGACGCGGTCATCGCCGTGGTCGGTGAGACCCCGTACGCGGAAGGCGTCGGCGACCTGACGCGCAAGACCCTGGAGGCGTCGAGGCTCTACCCCGAGGACCTGGCCGTGCTGGACAAGGTCCGCGGGAAGGGCGCTCCGGTCGTCACGGTCTACGTGGGCGGCCGCCCGCTGTACATGAACAAGGAGATCAACCGTTCCGACGCGTTCGTCGCGGCCTGGCTGCCGGGTACCGAAGGCGGTGGCGTCGCCGACGTCCTGGTCAAGGGTGGCTTCAAGGCCACGCTGCCGTACTCGTGGCCGAAGAGCGCTTGCCAGACGCCGCTGAACGCGGGTTCGGCCGACTACGACCCGCTGTTCAAACTCGGCTACGGCCTCAAGACCGGGCAGCGCGTCACCGTCGGGCAGCTGGACGAGACGGCCGGGCCGGTGACCTGCGGCTCGACCGGTGGCGGCGGCACCGCGACCGAGGATCTCGAAGTGTTCAACCGCACCGATGTCGCACCGTACAAGGGTTTCATCGGTTCCGCGGAGAACTGGGGCGGTACCGAGATCGGCCCCGACGGCACCGCGTCACACGCCGAGATCGGCGTCGTGCAGTCGGACGTGAACGTGCAGCAGGACGGCCTCAAGGCGACCTGGACCGGCACCGGCCCGGCGCAGCTCTACTTCCAGAACCCAGCCGGTACCAACGATCTGCGGGGTTACCTCAACGCCGACGCGGCGCTGGAGTTCGACACGGTGGTGCACGAGGCGCCGGCCAACCGGACGGTGATCAGCATGCACTGCGTCTACCCGTGCTTCTCCGAGGTGAACGCCACCAAGCTGTTCACCGACCTGGCGGGGGCGCCGAAGACGACGGTGAAGATCCCGGTGTCGTGCTTCGCGAACGGGCTGGACCTGGAGAACGTCAACACGCCGTTCCTGGTCTACACCGACGGCAAGTTCTCCGCGTCGTTCGCGAACGTGCGGTGGGTGCCCAAGGGCGCGCAGGATCCCGATGCGAGGCCTTGCTCGAGTCTGAACTGA